GGATGGGCGTGATGGTGTGTCTCTCCCGGGGCGGAACGCGAATTTCGCGGTCCTGACCAGCTCGGGTCGCCGTGTCTTCCTCAAGCAGTTGCACGGCAGCCGCCGCGACGCCGTGCGGCGTTTCCGCCGCATGTGCGACTTCGAGCAGATCGCCGTGGCCGGAGGGTGGCCCGATGGCTTGTCCACCCCTGTCTGCCTCGGCTGGGACGAGGATGAGTTGACCATCGCGTTCGAGTGGCTGGAAGGCGCTCGTTCGGGGCATGAACTTGCGGCGACGGAGGAGTTCGGCAACGAACTCGCGAACCAGGCCGGACGGTTGGTGGGCATGGTGCACTCCCTGGACCCGGAGCAGCAGCCGGCGCTGGAGACCGACCCGCCGCGGTTGCCGCCCCTCGACTTCTTCGACTGCCTGCCGCTGGATTACTTCGCCAGGGCCAGCGGAGGCTGTCTGGAGGGATGGCGCATGCTGCAGCCGGACACGGCCCTCGCGGCCGCGCTGTGCGCGCTCCGGGCCGAGGAGGCGCACGCGGAGAGGACGGCGGCGCACTGCGATCTGCGTCTCGACCAGTTCTTCCGGCAAGACGGCACCCTCTACCTCTGTGACTGGGAGGAGTTCCGGATGGCCGATCCGGCTCGTGACGTGGGGAGTTTCGCCGGCGAGTGGCTCTATCGGGCCGTGCTGGAAATTCCGTCCAGGGAACTGGATCCCGGTATCGCCGAACCCGGTCACCTGTCGCATCAGGAAGTGGTCGAGCGCGGTGTGCGGGAGCTTGACCGGCTGCGGACTCGGACCGTGGCCTTCTGTGCCGGCTACCGGGAGAGCAGAACCGCCGCTGACCCCGGACTCGCCGCCCGTGCGGCCGGATTCGCCGGATGGCACCTGATCGACCGTATGTTCGCCGGAGCGGAGGGCCGTCCCAGGCTGACCGCGGTGGAACGCGCCGCCGCCGGTATCGGACGGTCTGCCGTTCTGGCGCCCGGGAAGTTCGCCTCCGCACTGGGTCTGGAGGTGTGAGGTCCGCGGCGAGCCGGCCTTCCACGCTCCGGGCACATCCGTACGTCGGCAACTCCACAGAAGCGCTGGGGACAGAGGCGGCCTCGATCCGTACATACGCGAGGCATACGTTCTCGCGCGCACCCCTGGTCTCCCATCTCCCGACCGTGGTTCACTGCGAACGTCCGCAAGTGCCTTCCTTTCATGGAACGGTCGCCATGTTTCTCGACGCATTCAGGGAGTGCCATGAACGCCGCAGAGCTGATTGAGGGATACGCTGCCTACGCCACCCCCGAGGATCTGTCCGCCGCGGAGATCACAGATTCAGGAAACGCCGTCCCGATCACCACCATGAACATGGCGCACACCACCCAGATCACCACGTTCGTGGCGGACTGAGAGGGATACCCGCCGCGTCACACCGTCGTTCCCCGGGTTCTGCCGAGTGCGCCTGCGGGCCGGCACGGAATCGGCCCGGCGCTGCTTACCGGCAGCGCCGGGCCTCTCAGTTCCCGGGGCGTTTCAGGGCCCCCGCTGCGGCGGGAAAGGGAGCGCGTCACCGTGGCGCATCAGCGGGGTTCTGAATGCGGCGGCACAGCCATCCGTTGATAGCGAAGCGGCTATCGGCGTGGCTCTTGGACGGGCACAACACGGGTCGCACTTCGTGCAGGGCCGTGGGCCGGAAGAAGACAATGCTGTCGTGTTCCGGGGGCCAGTCCCGGTAGCTGCAGTCCTGCGGCGTCAACGCGCCCCCCGCGTGGACGGGCGCTGCGGCGTCGTAGACGCGCAGCGCTCCTCCGGTGAAGGGCGCCGGCGTGCGGTGCAGGTAGTAGACGAAGGTCAGGATCTTCTCCACGTCGCCGGTCGGCGCCCCGCGGCCGGCGTCCTGGTGAGGACGGTAGAAGTCACCGTCGTTGTGGACATTGAGGCTGTAGCGGGGCTCGGCGTCCCGGCATGAGACGCCCAGAGTCCCCTCCAGACGTTCACACACGGACCCGATGACTCTCATCAGCTCCGGGGCCCCGAAGCGGTGGCGTGTCCGGGAGCGGCGGATCGAGGGTTCGAGTTCGTCGTTGCGAATCCGGGCGGGAGCCAGTTCCTCCCCGGGGACGGCGATGGCACGTTCCAGCAGCGTTTCCGCCAGGTCCTCGCCGAGGAAACGGGTGATGCGACAGACCTGGGGCGGAAGCTGCCAGACGGCCCCGGTGGACGACTCACGCGACATCCTCGACTGCTCCGGCATTGCATCTGCTGCCTGCGTCATGTCGTGCCTCCCTTGCGGCCATACGTTGTTTGCGGCGGGCGCCCCTGAACCCGGTGGCGAAGCCAGGTTAAAGCAAGGGACGGGCGCTGGGCAGTGAACGTGTGCACCGTATGTCCTTCGTATGTCCTTCGTATCCCGCTGGCTACAGTCGTTGCGAGAGCAGGTGTGGGAATGAGTGAATTCTCGGAGGTCCTCGCGATGCGCCTTGGGCGCCTTGTCTCCCCTTACGGTGTGATATCCGAGGTGACCTCGGCGGCACAACTGCGGGGTTTCGGACGGCTGTCACTGGCCGCTGCCCAAGTCGGTGCGGCTCCCGGTATCGACAGGGCGGACGAGTTCAGCGGTTCCGGCCGAGCCGTGGACAGGCCGGAGTTGGCTCGGCTGACCGCCATCGCCGAGGCGGCCGAGCGCTACGCGGGCGCCGACTTTCCCGACGGGCCGGACGTGCTGGCCCGTGCCGCCGAACTCGACGGTCCCGTCATCGACCTGGCCGCGTTACCGGCATGCTCGACTCGTGAGTACGAAAGCGGCCGATGCCCGTTGACCCGGTACCGACCGGAGGCGCTTATCAGATGGCTGCGGGGATTCGAGCTGACCTCCCGTGAGGACAGGTGGGTTCCGGCGGTGATGGCCCGCTACGGAGGTCCCGTACGCGACTCCGAGAACTTCTGGTACCGCATCTCCACCGGGTATGCAGTGCATACGGATCCGGTGGAGGCCGTCTTCCGTGGCTTGTGCGAAGTGGCCGAGCGGGACGCGGCCGCACTCACCTGGCTCCAGCAGCTTCCGCTCCACCCGATACGGTTTCCGGCCCCGGCTGGTGAGTTGGCAGCGGTTCTGGAGATGTGCGACCGGCAGTTCATCGAGACGCACTTCTTCGACGCCACCACCGATGTCGGAGTTCCCACGGTCTGCTGCCTGCAGTTGGCCGAGTACGACGAGCGGTGCGCCCAGAGCATGACGGTGGCCACCGGTCGCAGCCTGGCCGAGGCCGCCGCCAAGTCGCTTCTGGAGGCGGTTACCGGACGGGCCCTGCACCACCGGCCGAACCGGGAGGACCACAGGACGGTCATGGCGGGTGCGGACGAGATGGGGATGCGGGAGCGACGTGCCGCCTTCGGCTTCCTGCTACCGGAGCGGAACGGCGGCCCGGCGCGCCGGCCCCGCCTCCCGGACGCCCGGCCTGCCCTGGCCCCGGACGCGCGGGAAGCCCTGGGGGATCTGGTCGAGGGGTTCACGGCGCGCGGACAGCAGGTCGTCGCGGTGGACCGGACCACCAGCGAGTTGCAGGAGGCGGGGCTCACCGCCGTCTGCGTGATCGTCCCGGCACTGCAGCCGCTGACGTTCCACCGGTACGCCCAGTACCGCGCACACCCGCGGCTGTACGCCGCACCGGAGCCGATGGGGTTCCCGAGCCGTCCGGAGGAGGAGCTGAACGCGTGGCCAGTGCCGTACGTGTGACAGGAGCCGGCGGATTCGGCGAGCGCACCGCCCGCCTGCTCGCCGCAGACCTGCCGGACGCGGAGACCTTCCCCGTCACGGACCTGCCCCGCGGGTTCGAGGGCTCGCCGGATGCGGTGGTCGTGGTGGCGTGGCGCCCGGCGCCGAGCCTGGCCGAACGGGCCGACGAACTGGCCCACCGGAGCGCGACCCCCTGGCTGCCGGTCATCATGGACGGCATCGTGGTGCGGGTCGGCCCTCTCGTCCGCCCGCCGCAGCGGCCGTGCTTCCTGTGCTACCGGGAGCGGCAGCGGCAGCACGACCGGCAGAGGGCGGTGACGGCAGCCCTGCACACGGTCTACGACCAGGACCCCGGCTGCGGCCCCGTCGGCCACCTCCCGCACCACGCCCGGCTGGCCGCCGCGGTCGCGGGCGGTGCACTCGTATCCGGGCGTACGGGGGAGGTCACCACCATGCGGCTCGACGCATGGGGCCTGCGGACGGACCGTGTCGTTCCGACGCACGGATGCCCCCGCTGCGGCGGGTCCGGTGCCCAGGAACGCCAGGAGCGCCTGCGGGCGGCGCTGACCCGCAGCCCCGCATCCGCATCCGTCGCCGGGAAGGCGGAGCAGCCGTGAGCGGCTCCGAGCGGCTTCCGGCGCTGTGCCGCGGCCTGGCGACGGTCGTCGTCCCGGCGGGAGTCGTGATCGAAGGGGGGCCTCATCGCATCCTGCTGAACGGGGAGACGGCCAAGGAGTTCGTACCCCGGTTGCTGCCTCTGCTGGACGGAGTGCGCCGCGTGGACGAGGCGTCCGTGCAGCTTTCCGTCGCGCCGGCGCGTATCCGGCAGGCGGTACGGCTGCTGACCGACTGGGGAGTCGTCGAGGACGCACGCACGGACGGCGACCTGCCCCACGAGAGCGCGGTCTTCTACTCCCGTCTCCTCGCCACCGCGGGCGGGTACCGCGGGACCGGGCAGCTGCTGGACGAACTCGCCGGCGCGCGCGTGCTCCTCACGGCCGGCAGCGACGCGGAGCTGGTACGCCGGTTGCGTGCGGATCTCACCGCGAGCGGCGTGGGGACGGTCGAGACCGCCGGCGATCCGGCCGGCAACTCCCTGGCGGTGGTCCTCGACCCGCCGGGGCGGCCGGAGGCCGTCGGTTCCCTGGTGCGGGCCGCAGCCGCCGAGGGCGTCCCGGTGCTGCGGATCGCCTACGCCCGCGACGCGGTGGAGGCAGGACCGCTGTTCCACCCCGGCGACCCCTCGTGCACCGCCTGCTTCAGGAAGGATTACGACGCCCTCGGCACGGTCCTCGTGGACGGCGGCCCGGCGGCACGGGGCGTGCTGGCCGGGCTGGTGGCCACGGAGGTGCTGGCGGTGCTGGCGCGTACGACGGCGGTGTGCTCGCTGCGCACCCTGCTGCGGACCTCCCTCTCCGACTATGCCACCGAGCGCTATCTCTTCGCCCCCGACGGTGACTGCGACGAGGAGGCGGGCGGGCCCGCGGTGGTCAAGGCGGGCCCGGCGCACGCGGAGTCCGGCGAGCCGGCACGGCTCGTCGACGGCTACGAGTGGTACCAGGCCCTGCCGCCGCCCGGGCTGAGCGCCGAGTCGCGGTTGCTCGCCCCCGAGCAGGAGCAGCTTCAGGCGCTGCTGCACAAGCGCCCCCGGCGGATGTCGGTTCCGGCCCGTGAGCTGCCGCCCGAACCGGATCTCCCCCCGATGCGCGGCGGCCTGCCGCAGAGCGAGGCGGTGCCCGTGCCGCCCGCGCGGCTCGCCGGGCTGATCACGCGGACCGCCGGACTCGTCGGCGCGGGCACCGGCCGGGCCGGCCCTCGCCGCTGGGCGCCCAGCAGCGGCGGGCGCGGCTCTGTGGAGCTTTACGTGGTAACGGAAGCGGATCCGTTCGGGCTGCCGGGCACGGTCTTCTCCTACGACGACGTCGGCCACCGCATGCTGTCGGTCCGCTCCGACGCGGTGCCGCTGAAGGATGTGCTCGCGGCCACCGGGCTCGACGCGGGCGATGTCACCGCGGCGGTCGTCCTCGTGGCGACCGTCGGGCGGCTGTATCCGAGGTACGGGTACTTCTCGTGGCGGCTGGCGCACCTGGACGCCGGCTTCGCGGCGACGCAACTGGCCGTCGCCGCACAGGGGGACGGGGTCGCCGTGTCCTTCGCGGCGACGTGGCCGGAGGAATTGCCGCACCTGCTGCAACTGGATCAGGAGTCCGAGTGCGTGGCGGCGGTGGCGGGCCTGGCAGGCGCGACGGGCGCGGCGGGCGCGGCACCGGAGGAGGACTCATGACGCTGCTGCCGATCGCCGACGTGGTGGAGTACGTGGAGGGCACCCGCCGCCGTGCGCCGACCGCCGGCGCGCGTGCCCAATGGCCCGCTCCGCGCGGCGCCGACCGGCCCGCGCCGCTTTTGCCGGCGCGGATGCTCGACCGGCGCCGTACGATCCGCGACTTCACCACGCAGCCGGTCGCCGAGGACCGGGTGCGGGCACTCCTGGCGACGGCGTTCGCGACACACCGGCGGGCGAGGCCCGCGTCGGCGGACGAGCAGGAGTACGCCGTCATCGTCGTACGCCGGTCGCCGGGGGAACCCCCGCAGGGTGTCTATGCCACGCCGGCGGGGACACGGCCGCTGACCGACGACGCCTGGCTGCCGCTGCTCGCCGACCACTACACCGACGCCGCCGTCCTCTTCCTCGTCTGCGGCACGGCCCGCCGCGCCCGGGCCGACTACCCCCGGCACCTGGTGGGGGCGGGCGCGCTCACCCACGCCCTGTGGTTGGCGGCGCTCTCCGCGGGGCTGGGCGGCTGGGTGTTCGGCCGGAGCTGCCACCGGGCGACCGTCGCGGCGGGACGGCAGCCGGCCGGGACGCGCCATCTGCTGACCCTCGCCGTCGGCCACCCGAAGGAGACACTCACGTGACCCGGCCACCGCGGGTGCGGGAGGCGGGCGCCGGGCGGCGGGCACACCCGGAGCCGGTCTTCGTGCTGGCGCCGCCCCGCTCCCTCTCCACGATCACGCTGGCGCTCCTCTCCGGCCACCCGCAGATCTACGGATTCCCCGAGCTGCTGGTGTTCGCCGGGGCGACCGTGCGTGACCTGATACGCGGCGGCACGGCGAAGGGATACCCGCCGGAGCTGCACCGGGGACGGCTGAGCGGGCTGTACCGGGCCATCGCCGACGTCCACGAGGGCGAACAGACACCGGAGGCGGTCAACCGCGCCGGCGAGTGGCTGGCGCGGCGGGCCGACTGGCCGGCCCCGCGAGTCCTCGCCCACCTCCTCAAGGAGGTCGCGCCGCTCGTCGGCGCGGAGAAGTCGCCGGACACCGTGGCCACGGACGAGATGCTCGCACGCTGCCTGGACCACTACCCGAACGCCAGATATCTCCACCTGACCCGGCACCCGGTGACGACGCAGCGCTCGATGCACGCCCAGGAACCGAAGCTCTACACCCACCGTGCGGTCCGCCTGGTGGGTGCGGCCTCCTCCTGGTACCTGGCGCACAGCCGCATCCGGGACCGGCTCGCCGCCCTGCCCGCGCACCAGTGGATACGAGTGCGCGGCGAGGACCTGTTGCGCAGGCCCGGGACGACGCTGCCGGCCGTTCTCGACTGGCTCGGCCTGGACTCGGGCGACGCCGTGATCGCGCGGATGCTGCAGACGGAGCGGTGGCGGTTCGCCGGCTTCGGCCCGTCGGGCGACCTGTACGGAGGCGACCGCACCTTCCTGACGCACGCACGGCTCAGACCGGTTCCGGACCCGGGTCCGGTGCGCTTCGACCCCGCGTGGGGCTTGCCGGAGGAGATGGTGCGCCGGATGAGCCGTCTCGCCGCCGAGTTGGGCTACGACGTCGCAGAAGCGCGGCGTCGGCAGGTTGTCGATCAGCGGCTCACCCCCGGTGGGAGCTGATCGATTCATGTAGGTGACCGAGAGAGGAGAAGGGATGCCCCCCGAGACGGCAACCGCCGAGTTGAC
The Streptomyces sp. CNQ-509 DNA segment above includes these coding regions:
- a CDS encoding TOMM precursor leader peptide-binding protein, yielding MASAVRVTGAGGFGERTARLLAADLPDAETFPVTDLPRGFEGSPDAVVVVAWRPAPSLAERADELAHRSATPWLPVIMDGIVVRVGPLVRPPQRPCFLCYRERQRQHDRQRAVTAALHTVYDQDPGCGPVGHLPHHARLAAAVAGGALVSGRTGEVTTMRLDAWGLRTDRVVPTHGCPRCGGSGAQERQERLRAALTRSPASASVAGKAEQP
- a CDS encoding 2OG-Fe(II) oxygenase, with the translated sequence MTQAADAMPEQSRMSRESSTGAVWQLPPQVCRITRFLGEDLAETLLERAIAVPGEELAPARIRNDELEPSIRRSRTRHRFGAPELMRVIGSVCERLEGTLGVSCRDAEPRYSLNVHNDGDFYRPHQDAGRGAPTGDVEKILTFVYYLHRTPAPFTGGALRVYDAAAPVHAGGALTPQDCSYRDWPPEHDSIVFFRPTALHEVRPVLCPSKSHADSRFAINGWLCRRIQNPADAPR
- a CDS encoding YcaO-like family protein, with the translated sequence MARLTAIAEAAERYAGADFPDGPDVLARAAELDGPVIDLAALPACSTREYESGRCPLTRYRPEALIRWLRGFELTSREDRWVPAVMARYGGPVRDSENFWYRISTGYAVHTDPVEAVFRGLCEVAERDAAALTWLQQLPLHPIRFPAPAGELAAVLEMCDRQFIETHFFDATTDVGVPTVCCLQLAEYDERCAQSMTVATGRSLAEAAAKSLLEAVTGRALHHRPNREDHRTVMAGADEMGMRERRAAFGFLLPERNGGPARRPRLPDARPALAPDAREALGDLVEGFTARGQQVVAVDRTTSELQEAGLTAVCVIVPALQPLTFHRYAQYRAHPRLYAAPEPMGFPSRPEEELNAWPVPYV
- a CDS encoding sulfotransferase, with the protein product MTRPPRVREAGAGRRAHPEPVFVLAPPRSLSTITLALLSGHPQIYGFPELLVFAGATVRDLIRGGTAKGYPPELHRGRLSGLYRAIADVHEGEQTPEAVNRAGEWLARRADWPAPRVLAHLLKEVAPLVGAEKSPDTVATDEMLARCLDHYPNARYLHLTRHPVTTQRSMHAQEPKLYTHRAVRLVGAASSWYLAHSRIRDRLAALPAHQWIRVRGEDLLRRPGTTLPAVLDWLGLDSGDAVIARMLQTERWRFAGFGPSGDLYGGDRTFLTHARLRPVPDPGPVRFDPAWGLPEEMVRRMSRLAAELGYDVAEARRRQVVDQRLTPGGS
- a CDS encoding nitroreductase family protein; this encodes MTLLPIADVVEYVEGTRRRAPTAGARAQWPAPRGADRPAPLLPARMLDRRRTIRDFTTQPVAEDRVRALLATAFATHRRARPASADEQEYAVIVVRRSPGEPPQGVYATPAGTRPLTDDAWLPLLADHYTDAAVLFLVCGTARRARADYPRHLVGAGALTHALWLAALSAGLGGWVFGRSCHRATVAAGRQPAGTRHLLTLAVGHPKETLT
- the lxmK gene encoding class V lanthionine synthetase subunit LxmK — encoded protein: MTDDIEVPSSARRLMDRLGLGEPDGRDGVSLPGRNANFAVLTSSGRRVFLKQLHGSRRDAVRRFRRMCDFEQIAVAGGWPDGLSTPVCLGWDEDELTIAFEWLEGARSGHELAATEEFGNELANQAGRLVGMVHSLDPEQQPALETDPPRLPPLDFFDCLPLDYFARASGGCLEGWRMLQPDTALAAALCALRAEEAHAERTAAHCDLRLDQFFRQDGTLYLCDWEEFRMADPARDVGSFAGEWLYRAVLEIPSRELDPGIAEPGHLSHQEVVERGVRELDRLRTRTVAFCAGYRESRTAADPGLAARAAGFAGWHLIDRMFAGAEGRPRLTAVERAAAGIGRSAVLAPGKFASALGLEV